CACTCTCAACCCGCTGATGGTGGGTCTGGTGATGGACGTCGCCAACGCCGATGTCGGCGTCATGGAAGTGCGGGTGGGGGCGGAGAATGTCTTCCTGCCGGAGGATCTGGAGGTGGTCTCCATCAACCCCAGCATCATCCCGCTGCAATTCGACCTCATCGACACGGTGCAGCGCCCGGTGCTGGTGGAGCTCGAAGGCGAGCCCGCCGCCGGCGCCAAGCTCCTCGAATGGCGCGTCGACCCCGAGGAGGTCAGCATCACCGGCCCCAGCACCATCCTGGAGCAGTACCGCTCCCTGGAAACCGAGCCGGTGGACCTCGACGGCCACGCCCTCTCATTCCAGGAAAGCGTCTCCCTGCGCCCCATCAACCCCCTCCTCTCCACCCGCCCGGTGCGCGTCCAGGTCTCCGTAGAGCTCCAACCACCCCCCAGCCCCACCACCATCCTGGAAGAAATCCAGCCGCAGGAGATCACGCCTCAGTAGGTGCTTTGGGGGGGTGCACCGGCTCCTAGCCGAGAAAGCCCCCCATCTGAGAGAATGGCCCGTCTGAACGAGGGACTTGCCCCGAGCAGGCCTTCCGGCTGCCATTCCCAGCGCTCACAGTTTGCCGAGAGTCGACCTCTCGCGTTCCAGTATCGACCAAGGATCCAACCTGTCCATGACCAGTCCCAAGCCCGCTCCCCGACTCTTCGGCACCGACGGCATCCGCGGTGTCTTCGGCCAGGCGCCCCTCCATCGCCCCACCGTCACCGCCGTCGGCTACCGCGTCGGCCACCTGCTCGCTCAGCAAGATTCCACCCCCCTGGTGGTCCTCGGCGGTGACACCCGCGACAGCACCCCGATCCTCTGCCAATGGCTCATCGCCGGTCTTCAGGCCGCCGGCGCCCGGGTGCGCTATGCCGGCATCCTCCCCACCCCCGGCGTCGCCCACCTCACCCGCACCACCGACGCCGCCGCGGGCATCGTCGTCTCCGCCAGCCACAATCCCCACCCCGACAACGGCATCAAGCTCATCGACATCGAGGGCTTCAAATGGACCCGTGACGCCGAAGCGGAGGTGGAAGCCGGCCTCGAAGCCGCCCGGGAGCACCTCGCAGCCGAGGGCCTCTTCGCCGACGACGTCCCCCTCACCCCCCTCGACCTCGACTCGAAAGCACCCTCCAACTACCTGCGCCACCTCGAAGACTCCGCTACCCAGGACAAGGACCAGCCCCTCACCGGCCTGCGCCTCGCCCTCGACACCTCCCACGGCGCCGCCTCCGCCTTCGCCGCCCCTCTGTTCGAAGATCTCGGCGCCACCGTCACCGTGCTCTACGACCAACCCGACGGCCAGAACATCAACCAAGGCTGCGGCTCCACCCACCCAGAGGCGCTCCAGCGGCACGTCGCCGAGGGCACTTACCACCTGGGCATCGCCTTCGACGGCGACGCCGACCGCGCTCTGCTGGTGGACGAGGCCGGCGCTCTGCGGGACGGCGACGCCATGCTCTACCTCTGGGCTCGCCACCTCAAGGAGCAGGGCCACCTCGAGCCCCCGCGCATCGTCGCCACCACCATGAGCAACCTCGGCCTTGAACGAGCCCTGGAAGCCCGCGGCATCGCCCTCGAACGCTGCGGCGTCGGCGACCGTGAGGTGGTGGAAACCCTCCGCGCTCAGAAACTCCTTCTCGGCGGCGAGCAAAGCGGCCACATCGTCCACCTCGGCCTCGCCAGCACCGGCGACGGCCTCCTCACCGCCGTCCAGCTCGCCCTCCTCCTCGCCGAGGACCTCGACACCCCCCTCAGCCAGCGGCTCCAGACCTTCCAGCGCTTCCCCCAGGTCCTGCTCAACGTCCGCGTGCAGCAGAAGATCCCCTTCGACCAACTCCCCACCGTCACCGCCGCCGCCGAGAAGGTCGAGCAAGCCCTCGGCCAACAAGGCCGCCTCCTCCTCCGCTACAGCGGCACCGAACCCCTGGCCCGGGTGATGATCGAGGGGGCGGATGAGGCGCAGATTCACGCCCTGGCGGAAGAGCTGGCGGAGGTGCTTCGGGGGGAGCTGGGGTAGCTTGGCCGGAGTTTCAGACCCCGGCAAGTAGCCAGCCCCGGGAGTAGCAAGACCTGGGAGTAGCAAGACCTGGGAGTAGCAAGACCTGGGAGTAGCAAGACCTGGGAGCGCCGGCTTCTAGCCGGCCCTCTGCGCCCAAGAAGAGTGCCCCCGCCCTCCCATCAGAGCCGGCTAGAAGCCGACGCTCCCAGGGGGGAAGTCCTCTCGATCCCAGGGACGAGCTGCCGCCAAAGAAGCTGATCTAGCGCTCGATCTCCAACTCCGCCTGGGGCAAGGCCTCTTCCTCCGGCTGGCGGTGGATGACCATCGTGCCCTGGATGGGAAGGAGGGTGCGGTGGCGGTTCTCGCCGAGTTTGAGATTGACTTCGTAATAGCCCTGGGGGTCGATGCGCAGAAGGGTGGCGTTGCTGCCCTTGAGGCCCAGGCCGGCGTTGTGGATCATCACTTCGGTTGGCAGCTCCATCACCACTCACTCCTCTACGTAGCCTTGTTCCTTGTAATCCTTCAGCTTGCGCTGCAGCGTTCGCAGCCCGATGCCCAAGAGCTTGGCGGCGTCGGCGCGGTGGCCGCCGGTGCGCTCCAGAGTTTCTAGAATCGCCTGGCGCTCGATCTCGTCCATGGTGCGGGGGGTGCCGTGGGCGATTTGCACCGGCCCACCGGGGGTGAGGGCGGGGCCGGAAGCCTCGCGGATCTCCTTGGGCAGATCCTCCACCTGGATCTCGTCGCCGCGGTGGAAGATCACCACCGACTCGAGAATGTTGCGCAGCTCGCGCACGTTGCCGGGCCAGGGGTGGCGGCAGAGAGCGTCGAGAGCGGCCTGCGAGATGGGGACCGGCTCCTTGCCGTGCTCCTCGAAGAATTGCTTGAGGAAATGCTCCGACAGCAGCGGGATGTCCTCGGGGCGATCCCGCAGCGGCGGGATGAAGAGGGTCACCACCTTGAGGCGGTAGTAGAGATCCTGGCGGAAGCGCTCCTCTTCGACCTCTTTGTCCAGGTCGCGGTTGGTGGCGGCGATGAGCCGGAAGTCGACGTCGATGAGATCGGTGCCGCCGACCCGCATGATCTGGCGCTCTTCGAGCACCCGCAGGAGCTTGACCTGGAGCTCCGGAACCAGCTCGCTGATCTCGTCCAAGAAGAGGGTGCCGCGGTGGGCGAGCTCGAATTTGCC
This Acidobacteriota bacterium DNA region includes the following protein-coding sequences:
- a CDS encoding CdaR family protein translates to MKEKNQRWILKLISVVLAFALWLAVSVERLGNISQRVVSASVTYNYPEHLVLLEPLSSVDIRVKGKESAVTTLNPLMVGLVMDVANADVGVMEVRVGAENVFLPEDLEVVSINPSIIPLQFDLIDTVQRPVLVELEGEPAAGAKLLEWRVDPEEVSITGPSTILEQYRSLETEPVDLDGHALSFQESVSLRPINPLLSTRPVRVQVSVELQPPPSPTTILEEIQPQEITPQ
- the glmM gene encoding phosphoglucosamine mutase, which encodes MTSPKPAPRLFGTDGIRGVFGQAPLHRPTVTAVGYRVGHLLAQQDSTPLVVLGGDTRDSTPILCQWLIAGLQAAGARVRYAGILPTPGVAHLTRTTDAAAGIVVSASHNPHPDNGIKLIDIEGFKWTRDAEAEVEAGLEAAREHLAAEGLFADDVPLTPLDLDSKAPSNYLRHLEDSATQDKDQPLTGLRLALDTSHGAASAFAAPLFEDLGATVTVLYDQPDGQNINQGCGSTHPEALQRHVAEGTYHLGIAFDGDADRALLVDEAGALRDGDAMLYLWARHLKEQGHLEPPRIVATTMSNLGLERALEARGIALERCGVGDREVVETLRAQKLLLGGEQSGHIVHLGLASTGDGLLTAVQLALLLAEDLDTPLSQRLQTFQRFPQVLLNVRVQQKIPFDQLPTVTAAAEKVEQALGQQGRLLLRYSGTEPLARVMIEGADEAQIHALAEELAEVLRGELG
- a CDS encoding sigma-54 dependent transcriptional regulator → MAEIPQVLVIDDETGSRESMAIAIEKAGLTVRTFDDARKALEYLEQRDGARVVVCDLKMPGMDGISFLNEIRDREYDLGVILVTGFGSIESAVEAMRVGADDYLTKPVELYELRQRVMNLMERKQLKEEVSNLRQMLDKKYGFESIIGASAPMEHLFEQIRTVAPTRSSVLIVGESGTGKELVATALHQNSPRRDERFLAINCGAIPNDILESELFGHERGAFTGAVARKIGKFELAHRGTLFLDEISELVPELQVKLLRVLEERQIMRVGGTDLIDVDFRLIAATNRDLDKEVEEERFRQDLYYRLKVVTLFIPPLRDRPEDIPLLSEHFLKQFFEEHGKEPVPISQAALDALCRHPWPGNVRELRNILESVVIFHRGDEIQVEDLPKEIREASGPALTPGGPVQIAHGTPRTMDEIERQAILETLERTGGHRADAAKLLGIGLRTLQRKLKDYKEQGYVEE